The Esox lucius isolate fEsoLuc1 chromosome 5, fEsoLuc1.pri, whole genome shotgun sequence genome includes a region encoding these proteins:
- the xpo1b gene encoding exportin-1 isoform X3: protein MTAGLHKYYALQILETVIKTRWKILPRNQCEGIKKYVVGLIIKTSSDATMVEKEKVYIGKLNMILVQILKQEWPKHWPTFISDIVGASRTSESLCQNNMIILKLLSEEVFDFSSGQMTQVKAKHLKDSMCNEFSQIFQLCQFVMENSQNAPLVHATLETLLRFLNWIPLGYIFETKLISTLVYKFLNVPMFRNVTLKCLTEIAGVSVSQYEEQFVNLFTLTMCQLKQMLPLNTNIRLAYSNGKDDEQNFIQNLSLFLCTFLKEHGQLVEKRPNLRETLMEALHYMLLVSEVEETEIFKICLEYWNHLAAELYRESPFSTSTSPLLSGSQHFDVPPRRQLYLPVLSKVRLLMVSRMAKPEEVLVVENDQGEVVREFMKDTDSINLYKNMRETLVYLTHLDYADTERIMTEKLHNQVNGTEWSWKNLNTLCWAIGSISGAMHEEDEKRFLVTVIKDLLGLCEQKRGKDNKAIIASNIMYIVGQYPRFLRAHWKFLKTVVNKLFEFMHETHDGVQDMACDTFIKIAQKCRRHFVQVQVGEVMPFIDEILNNINTIICDLQPQQVHTFYEAVGYMIGAQTDQAVQEHIIEKYMLLPNQVWDSIIQQATKNVDILKDPETVKQLGSILKTNVRACKAVGHPFVIQLGRIYLDMLNVYKCLSENISAAIQTNGEMVTKQPLIRSMRTVKRETLKLISGWVSRSSDPQMVGENFVPPLLDAVLIDYQRNVPAAREPEVLSTMATIVNKLGGHITGEIPQIFDAVFECTLNMINKDFEEYPEHRTHFFYLLQAVNSHCFPAFLAIPPAQFKLVLDSIIWAFKHTMRNVADTGLQILYTLLQNVAQEEGAAQSFYQTYFCDILQHIFSVVTDTSHTAGLTMHASILTYMFNLVEEGKINTQLNPTSHVNNQVFIQEYVANLLKTAFPHLQDAQVKVFVTGLFSLNQDIPAFKEHLRDFLVQIKEFAGEDTTDLFLEEREASLRQAQEEKHKLQMSVPGILNPHEIPEEMCD, encoded by the exons aAAGAAAAAGTGTACATTGGAAAGCTGAACATGATTCTTGTTCAG ATCCTGAAGCAGGAGTGGCCCAAGCACTGGCCCACCTTCATCAGTGACATCGTGGGAGCAAGTCGCACCAGCGAGAGCCTCTGTCAGAACAACATGATCATCCTGAAGCTGCTCAGCGAGGAGGTGTTTGACTTCTCCAGTGGACAGATGACCCAGGTCAAGGCCAAGCACCTGAAAGACAG caTGTGCAACGAATTCTCCCAGATATTCCAGCTCTGCCAGTTTGTTATG GAGAATTCCCAGAATGCACCATTGGTCCACGCCACCCTAGAGACCTTGCTGAGGTTTCTAAACTGGATCCCTCTGGGATATATCTTTGAGACCAAACTCATCAGCACACTTGTCTATAAG TTCCTGAATGTGCCCATGTTCCGTAACGTGACGCTGAAGTGCTTGACGGAGATTGCCGGGGTCAGCGTCAGTCAATACGAGGAGCAGTTTGTCAACCTCTTCACGCTCACCATGTGTCAACTCAAGCag ATGCTGCCCCTGAACACCAATATCCGGCTGGCGTACTCCAACGGTAAAGACGATGAGCAGAACTTCATCCAGAACCTCAGCCTGTTCCTCTGCACCTTCCTGAAGGAGCACGGTCAGCTGGTGGAGAAGAGGCCCAACCTCCGGGAGACGCTCATGGA ggccctcCATTACATGCTGTTGGTGTCAGAGGTGGAGGAGACGGAGATCTTCAAGATCTGCCTGGAGTACTGGAACCACCTGGCTGCCGAGCTGTACAGGGAGAGCCCattctccacctccacctccccacTGCTCTCCGGGAGTCAACACTTTGACGTGCCCCCCCGTCGGCAGCTCTACCTCCCAGTGCTTTCTAAG GTGCGTCTCCTGATGGTGAGCCGCATGGCCAAGCCGGAGGAGGTGCTAGTGGTGGAGAACGACCAGGGGGAGGTGGTCCGTGAGTTCATGAAGGACACGGACTCCATCAACCTCTACAAGAACATGAGGGAGACACTGG TCTATCTGACCCATTTGGACTACGCGGACACGGAGCGCATCATGACCGAgaagctgcacaaccaggtgaaCGGCACCGAGTGGTCCTGGAAGAACCTGAACACGCTGTGCTGGGCCATCGGCTCCATTAGCGGGGCCATGCATGAGGAGGACGAGAAGAGGTTCCTGGTGACTGTCATCAAG gatctGCTGGGTCTCTGTGAACAAAAGAGGGGTAAAGACAACAAGGCCATCATCGCCTCCAACATCATGTACATCGTGGGTCAGTACCCGCGCTTCCTCCGAGCCCACTGGAAGTTCCTCAAGACGGTGGTCAACAAGCTCTTTGAGTTCATGCATG AGACCCATGATGGCGTGCAGGACATGGCCTGTGACACGTTCATCAAGATCGCCCAAAAGTGCCGACGCCATTTTGTCCAGGTGCAGGTGGGCGAGGTGATGCCCTTCATCGACGAGATCCTCAACAACATCAACACCATCATCTGTGACCTGCAGCCCCAACAG gttcacACGTTCTACGAGGCAGTGGGTTATATGATCGGAGCCCAGACGGACCAGGCTGTACAGGAACACATCATAGAGAAGTACATGCTGCTGCCCAACCAGGTGTGGGACAGCATCATCCAGCAGGCCACCAAG AACGTGGACATTCTGAAGGATCCGGAGACGGTGAAACAGCTGGGTAGTATCCTGAAGACCAACGTCCGTGCCTGTAAGGCCGTAGGACACCCCTTCGTCATTCAGCTCGGACGCATTTACCTGGACATGCTCAATGTGTACAAGTGCCTCAGCGAGAACATCTCCGCAGCCATCCAGACCAACG GAGAGATGGTGACGAAACAGCCCCTCATCAGAAGTATGAGGACTGTGAAACGAGAGACGCTCAAACTCATCTCGGGCTGGGTCAGCCGATCTAGCGACCCACAGATG GTGGGGGAGAATTTTGTTCCTCCGCTACTTGATGCCGTTCTCATCGACTACCAGCGCAACgtccccgctgcccgggagcctgAGGTCCTCAGCACCATGGCGACCATCGTCAACAAGCTGGGCGGGCACATTACCGGGGAGATTCCGCAGATCTTTGACGCTGTGTTTGAGTGCACGCTAAACATGATTAACAAA GACTTTGAGGAGTACCCGGAACACAGGACCCACTTCTTCTACCTGCTCCAGGCGGTCAACTCTCACTGTTTCCCAGCATTCCTGGCCATCCCTCCAGCCCAGTTCAAACTGGTGCTGGACTCCATCATCTGGGCCTTCAAACACACCATGAGGAATGTGGCGGACACTG GTCTTCAGATCCTGTACACTCTGCTGCAGAACGTTGCTCAGGAAGAAGGGGCGGCACAGAGCTTTTACCAGACATACTTCTGTGACATCCTGCAGCACATCTTCTCTGTGgtcacagacacatcacacacagcTG gcttGACGATGCATGCCTCCATCCTGACCTACATGTTCAAcctggtggaggaggggaagatCAACACCCAGCTCAACCCCACCAGCCACGTCAACAACCAGGTGTTCATCCAGGAGTATGTGGCCAACCTCCTCAAGACGGCCTTCCCTCATCTGCAGGA TGCTCAGGTCAAGGTGTTTGTAACAGGCCTGTTCAGTCTTAACCAGGATATTCCAGCCTTCAAGGAGCACCTCAGGGACTTCCTGGTACAGATTAAG GAGTTTGCCGGTGAGGACACCACTGACCTGTTCCTAGAGGAGCGAGAGGCGTCGCTGCGTCAGGCGCAGGAGGAGAAACACAAGCTGCAGATGTCCGTTCCTGGTATCCTCAACCCGCACGAGATCCCTGAGGAAATGTGTGACTGA
- the xpo1b gene encoding exportin-1 isoform X4, with the protein MVEKEKVYIGKLNMILVQILKQEWPKHWPTFISDIVGASRTSESLCQNNMIILKLLSEEVFDFSSGQMTQVKAKHLKDSMCNEFSQIFQLCQFVMENSQNAPLVHATLETLLRFLNWIPLGYIFETKLISTLVYKFLNVPMFRNVTLKCLTEIAGVSVSQYEEQFVNLFTLTMCQLKQMLPLNTNIRLAYSNGKDDEQNFIQNLSLFLCTFLKEHGQLVEKRPNLRETLMEALHYMLLVSEVEETEIFKICLEYWNHLAAELYRESPFSTSTSPLLSGSQHFDVPPRRQLYLPVLSKVRLLMVSRMAKPEEVLVVENDQGEVVREFMKDTDSINLYKNMRETLVYLTHLDYADTERIMTEKLHNQVNGTEWSWKNLNTLCWAIGSISGAMHEEDEKRFLVTVIKDLLGLCEQKRGKDNKAIIASNIMYIVGQYPRFLRAHWKFLKTVVNKLFEFMHETHDGVQDMACDTFIKIAQKCRRHFVQVQVGEVMPFIDEILNNINTIICDLQPQQVHTFYEAVGYMIGAQTDQAVQEHIIEKYMLLPNQVWDSIIQQATKNVDILKDPETVKQLGSILKTNVRACKAVGHPFVIQLGRIYLDMLNVYKCLSENISAAIQTNGEMVTKQPLIRSMRTVKRETLKLISGWVSRSSDPQMVGENFVPPLLDAVLIDYQRNVPAAREPEVLSTMATIVNKLGGHITGEIPQIFDAVFECTLNMINKDFEEYPEHRTHFFYLLQAVNSHCFPAFLAIPPAQFKLVLDSIIWAFKHTMRNVADTGLQILYTLLQNVAQEEGAAQSFYQTYFCDILQHIFSVVTDTSHTAGLTMHASILTYMFNLVEEGKINTQLNPTSHVNNQVFIQEYVANLLKTAFPHLQDAQVKVFVTGLFSLNQDIPAFKEHLRDFLVQIKEFAGEDTTDLFLEEREASLRQAQEEKHKLQMSVPGILNPHEIPEEMCD; encoded by the exons aAAGAAAAAGTGTACATTGGAAAGCTGAACATGATTCTTGTTCAG ATCCTGAAGCAGGAGTGGCCCAAGCACTGGCCCACCTTCATCAGTGACATCGTGGGAGCAAGTCGCACCAGCGAGAGCCTCTGTCAGAACAACATGATCATCCTGAAGCTGCTCAGCGAGGAGGTGTTTGACTTCTCCAGTGGACAGATGACCCAGGTCAAGGCCAAGCACCTGAAAGACAG caTGTGCAACGAATTCTCCCAGATATTCCAGCTCTGCCAGTTTGTTATG GAGAATTCCCAGAATGCACCATTGGTCCACGCCACCCTAGAGACCTTGCTGAGGTTTCTAAACTGGATCCCTCTGGGATATATCTTTGAGACCAAACTCATCAGCACACTTGTCTATAAG TTCCTGAATGTGCCCATGTTCCGTAACGTGACGCTGAAGTGCTTGACGGAGATTGCCGGGGTCAGCGTCAGTCAATACGAGGAGCAGTTTGTCAACCTCTTCACGCTCACCATGTGTCAACTCAAGCag ATGCTGCCCCTGAACACCAATATCCGGCTGGCGTACTCCAACGGTAAAGACGATGAGCAGAACTTCATCCAGAACCTCAGCCTGTTCCTCTGCACCTTCCTGAAGGAGCACGGTCAGCTGGTGGAGAAGAGGCCCAACCTCCGGGAGACGCTCATGGA ggccctcCATTACATGCTGTTGGTGTCAGAGGTGGAGGAGACGGAGATCTTCAAGATCTGCCTGGAGTACTGGAACCACCTGGCTGCCGAGCTGTACAGGGAGAGCCCattctccacctccacctccccacTGCTCTCCGGGAGTCAACACTTTGACGTGCCCCCCCGTCGGCAGCTCTACCTCCCAGTGCTTTCTAAG GTGCGTCTCCTGATGGTGAGCCGCATGGCCAAGCCGGAGGAGGTGCTAGTGGTGGAGAACGACCAGGGGGAGGTGGTCCGTGAGTTCATGAAGGACACGGACTCCATCAACCTCTACAAGAACATGAGGGAGACACTGG TCTATCTGACCCATTTGGACTACGCGGACACGGAGCGCATCATGACCGAgaagctgcacaaccaggtgaaCGGCACCGAGTGGTCCTGGAAGAACCTGAACACGCTGTGCTGGGCCATCGGCTCCATTAGCGGGGCCATGCATGAGGAGGACGAGAAGAGGTTCCTGGTGACTGTCATCAAG gatctGCTGGGTCTCTGTGAACAAAAGAGGGGTAAAGACAACAAGGCCATCATCGCCTCCAACATCATGTACATCGTGGGTCAGTACCCGCGCTTCCTCCGAGCCCACTGGAAGTTCCTCAAGACGGTGGTCAACAAGCTCTTTGAGTTCATGCATG AGACCCATGATGGCGTGCAGGACATGGCCTGTGACACGTTCATCAAGATCGCCCAAAAGTGCCGACGCCATTTTGTCCAGGTGCAGGTGGGCGAGGTGATGCCCTTCATCGACGAGATCCTCAACAACATCAACACCATCATCTGTGACCTGCAGCCCCAACAG gttcacACGTTCTACGAGGCAGTGGGTTATATGATCGGAGCCCAGACGGACCAGGCTGTACAGGAACACATCATAGAGAAGTACATGCTGCTGCCCAACCAGGTGTGGGACAGCATCATCCAGCAGGCCACCAAG AACGTGGACATTCTGAAGGATCCGGAGACGGTGAAACAGCTGGGTAGTATCCTGAAGACCAACGTCCGTGCCTGTAAGGCCGTAGGACACCCCTTCGTCATTCAGCTCGGACGCATTTACCTGGACATGCTCAATGTGTACAAGTGCCTCAGCGAGAACATCTCCGCAGCCATCCAGACCAACG GAGAGATGGTGACGAAACAGCCCCTCATCAGAAGTATGAGGACTGTGAAACGAGAGACGCTCAAACTCATCTCGGGCTGGGTCAGCCGATCTAGCGACCCACAGATG GTGGGGGAGAATTTTGTTCCTCCGCTACTTGATGCCGTTCTCATCGACTACCAGCGCAACgtccccgctgcccgggagcctgAGGTCCTCAGCACCATGGCGACCATCGTCAACAAGCTGGGCGGGCACATTACCGGGGAGATTCCGCAGATCTTTGACGCTGTGTTTGAGTGCACGCTAAACATGATTAACAAA GACTTTGAGGAGTACCCGGAACACAGGACCCACTTCTTCTACCTGCTCCAGGCGGTCAACTCTCACTGTTTCCCAGCATTCCTGGCCATCCCTCCAGCCCAGTTCAAACTGGTGCTGGACTCCATCATCTGGGCCTTCAAACACACCATGAGGAATGTGGCGGACACTG GTCTTCAGATCCTGTACACTCTGCTGCAGAACGTTGCTCAGGAAGAAGGGGCGGCACAGAGCTTTTACCAGACATACTTCTGTGACATCCTGCAGCACATCTTCTCTGTGgtcacagacacatcacacacagcTG gcttGACGATGCATGCCTCCATCCTGACCTACATGTTCAAcctggtggaggaggggaagatCAACACCCAGCTCAACCCCACCAGCCACGTCAACAACCAGGTGTTCATCCAGGAGTATGTGGCCAACCTCCTCAAGACGGCCTTCCCTCATCTGCAGGA TGCTCAGGTCAAGGTGTTTGTAACAGGCCTGTTCAGTCTTAACCAGGATATTCCAGCCTTCAAGGAGCACCTCAGGGACTTCCTGGTACAGATTAAG GAGTTTGCCGGTGAGGACACCACTGACCTGTTCCTAGAGGAGCGAGAGGCGTCGCTGCGTCAGGCGCAGGAGGAGAAACACAAGCTGCAGATGTCCGTTCCTGGTATCCTCAACCCGCACGAGATCCCTGAGGAAATGTGTGACTGA